A region of uncultured Carboxylicivirga sp. DNA encodes the following proteins:
- a CDS encoding gliding motility-associated C-terminal domain-containing protein, with amino-acid sequence MIRHLQISIFNCVFALTLINANANVSSIVAVDLVEIQSSVIAYNDYAVVNESETVRVNVLNNDIGVNEGVGSLVIESDPMYGTVVVNDDNTIQYTPEKGFNGMDQFTYKVCNISGSCDNAIVDIRIDDVDYIPEAVNDSMVYFHETNPVYSILDNDIVKGDLPYVVTILQNFTKGDAYLDDDSLIPAFPRNFGGVDSLQYSLCDADNDCSEAWVFIDVQFDGTTDFFIPNGFSPNGDGYNDTFYIPDFRQYTNISVTIINEWGQTVFIDSNYQNNWNGNANSGLMKGKPVPSGTYYYVFSIEGISQSLTGSIYLSR; translated from the coding sequence GTGATTCGACATCTTCAAATATCCATTTTTAACTGTGTATTTGCTTTAACCTTAATAAATGCAAATGCCAATGTGTCTTCAATAGTTGCTGTTGATTTAGTTGAGATACAAAGCAGTGTAATAGCCTATAATGATTATGCTGTAGTTAATGAAAGTGAGACTGTTAGGGTTAATGTGTTGAATAACGATATAGGTGTAAATGAGGGAGTTGGTTCTCTGGTTATTGAGTCAGATCCAATGTATGGAACCGTTGTTGTGAATGACGATAATACCATACAATATACTCCCGAAAAAGGATTTAATGGGATGGATCAGTTTACATATAAAGTTTGTAATATATCTGGTTCATGCGATAATGCCATCGTTGATATAAGAATTGATGATGTGGACTACATTCCTGAAGCAGTTAATGATTCAATGGTTTATTTTCATGAGACAAATCCTGTTTATTCGATACTTGATAATGATATTGTAAAAGGAGATTTACCATATGTCGTTACAATTCTTCAGAACTTTACCAAAGGAGATGCTTACCTTGATGATGATTCCTTGATTCCTGCCTTTCCCCGGAATTTTGGAGGAGTAGACTCGCTTCAGTATTCCCTTTGTGATGCTGATAATGACTGTTCTGAAGCATGGGTTTTTATTGATGTTCAGTTTGATGGTACAACCGATTTTTTTATACCAAATGGCTTTTCTCCAAATGGGGATGGATATAACGATACTTTTTATATTCCAGACTTCAGACAATATACCAACATTTCGGTGACCATTATCAATGAATGGGGCCAAACTGTATTCATTGACAGTAATTATCAGAATAACTGGAATGGCAATGCTAATTCCGGACTAATGAAAGGAAAACCAGTGCCCAGTGGAACTTATTATTATGTATTTTCTATTGAAGGTATTTCTCAGTCTCTAACGGGTTCAATCTACTTAAGCAGATAA
- the gap gene encoding type I glyceraldehyde-3-phosphate dehydrogenase: MSKIKIGINGFGRIGRFVFRQAVAKGTIQVVAINDLIDVDYMAYMLKYDSTHGQFNGTVEVKDGKLIVNGDEIRVTAERNPADINWGAVGAEYVVESTGLFLTKESAQGHLDAGAKKVVMSAPSKDDTPMFVMGVNNTSYSNDMNFVSNASCTTNCLAPIAKVLNDKFGIVDGLMTTVHATTATQKTVDGPSAKDWRGGRGASQNIIPSSTGAAKAVGKVIPELNGKLTGMAFRVPTPDVSVVDLTVNLAKPASYADIKAAMKEASETYLKGILGYTEDAVVSNDFTGDTRTSIFDAEAGIALTDTFVKVVSWYDNEMGYSAKVCELIQYMDSVK; this comes from the coding sequence ATGTCAAAAATCAAGATTGGGATTAACGGTTTTGGCCGTATCGGACGTTTCGTTTTCCGTCAGGCTGTAGCTAAAGGAACTATTCAAGTTGTTGCTATCAACGACTTAATTGATGTAGATTACATGGCTTATATGTTGAAATATGATTCAACTCACGGCCAATTCAACGGAACTGTTGAAGTAAAAGACGGTAAATTAATCGTTAACGGAGATGAAATCCGCGTTACTGCTGAAAGAAACCCTGCTGACATCAACTGGGGTGCTGTTGGCGCTGAGTATGTAGTTGAGTCAACTGGTTTGTTCTTAACTAAAGAATCAGCTCAAGGTCACCTAGACGCTGGTGCTAAAAAAGTTGTAATGTCTGCTCCATCTAAAGACGATACTCCTATGTTCGTAATGGGTGTAAACAATACATCTTACTCTAATGACATGAACTTTGTATCAAACGCTTCATGTACTACAAACTGTTTAGCTCCTATCGCTAAAGTATTGAACGACAAGTTCGGTATTGTTGATGGTTTGATGACTACTGTTCACGCTACTACTGCAACTCAAAAAACTGTTGACGGTCCTTCAGCTAAAGACTGGAGAGGTGGACGTGGTGCTAGCCAAAACATTATTCCTTCATCTACTGGTGCTGCTAAAGCTGTAGGTAAAGTAATTCCTGAATTGAATGGTAAATTAACTGGTATGGCTTTCCGTGTACCAACTCCAGACGTTTCAGTAGTTGACCTTACTGTAAACTTGGCTAAGCCTGCTTCTTATGCAGACATCAAAGCTGCTATGAAAGAAGCTTCTGAAACTTATTTGAAAGGTATTTTAGGTTACACTGAAGATGCTGTTGTTTCTAACGACTTCACTGGTGACACTAGAACTTCTATCTTCGATGCTGAAGCTGGTATCGCTTTAACTGACACTTTCGTAAAAGTTGTATCTTGGTATGACAACGAAATGGGTTATTCAGCTAAAGTATGTGAATTGATTCAGTACATGGATTCAGTAAAATAA
- a CDS encoding PorP/SprF family type IX secretion system membrane protein: MKKLLAILFGITITLTVVNGQKYYLTNQYVYDLFQMNPSAAAFQKNCITMNGFYQKQWLGTDLAPSTQILSLQMPVGGQMGSGTYIYNDRNGNYKELGLNQAFSYEILLLKKRKKLMTLSFGLSFLLEQTSLDMSNLLDGGAFDPIITGAGESGFGFNASTGVLLKYNETHVGFAITNLLPETNSMYQSMYEPDRVLDFNLHAGGSFKVADRDLYLEPLFMFRKNALTDSRMDLNLKAYLPTPNPDWSTWGLVAYRHTVDHKFGKSLGLAFTGGVVYQQVSLGLEYQLGLTRAQIDYGSNYQLILSYRICREKGKGAIPCSKIRRNKKSNYQFLGY, from the coding sequence ATGAAGAAGCTTTTAGCAATATTATTTGGCATTACCATTACCCTAACGGTGGTTAATGGCCAAAAATATTATCTGACAAATCAATATGTATATGACTTGTTTCAGATGAATCCTTCGGCGGCTGCGTTCCAGAAGAATTGCATTACCATGAATGGATTTTATCAGAAACAATGGCTTGGCACTGATTTGGCACCAAGTACACAAATATTAAGTTTACAAATGCCTGTTGGCGGACAGATGGGATCTGGTACTTATATTTATAACGACAGAAATGGAAATTATAAAGAGCTGGGTTTAAATCAGGCCTTCTCTTACGAAATATTGTTGTTGAAGAAAAGAAAGAAACTTATGACTCTTTCTTTTGGTTTGTCCTTTTTACTGGAGCAAACATCATTGGACATGTCTAATTTATTGGATGGAGGAGCTTTTGACCCAATCATTACGGGTGCTGGTGAAAGTGGTTTTGGATTCAATGCGAGTACTGGGGTTTTGCTTAAGTATAATGAAACACATGTTGGATTTGCCATAACCAACCTATTACCAGAAACAAACTCCATGTATCAGTCTATGTATGAACCTGATAGGGTATTGGATTTTAATCTTCATGCTGGAGGTAGCTTTAAAGTGGCTGATAGAGACCTATACCTGGAACCATTGTTCATGTTCAGAAAAAATGCTCTAACCGATAGTAGAATGGACTTAAACTTAAAAGCCTATTTACCCACTCCAAATCCCGACTGGTCGACATGGGGATTAGTAGCTTACAGGCATACTGTAGATCATAAATTTGGAAAAAGCCTTGGATTGGCTTTTACAGGAGGTGTTGTTTATCAGCAGGTTAGTCTTGGTCTTGAATATCAGCTTGGTTTAACCAGAGCTCAAATAGATTATGGTAGTAATTATCAGTTAATTCTTAGTTACAGGATTTGCCGCGAAAAAGGTAAGGGCGCAATCCCATGTTCAAAAATCAGGCGTAATAAAAAATCAAATTACCAGTTTTTGGGTTACTAA
- a CDS encoding type IX secretion system membrane protein PorP/SprF: protein MVKRSYIVILLLLLSLRVLAQLEPLSTQYMYSQLIINPGYAGVRNAFSVNIMARHQWMGIDGAPVNYNVSVHSPLNKSMVSLGGALNSYQVGPTQNNRVNFYYSYLLRLRYNMFMSMGVAAIVNHYGFKGLDWKLIDQEDPNFVGTSQNSFKPNFGAGLFIYSPSFYFGFSVPQFLAYGFKNKDSDQILSEVKRHYYISTGYGFAVNKEFYLKPSTLVRFVENGMYSIDANVELLYSEVFSVGVSYRLNTAIAFIGGFRIGDYVNIHYSYDLSTAPSGISKGSHEITISFDTNKILRRNRNRMFSKKKKEESGAMRSIRYF, encoded by the coding sequence ATGGTGAAAAGAAGTTACATAGTTATACTGCTTTTGTTACTTTCATTGCGAGTGCTTGCTCAGTTAGAACCGTTGTCAACTCAGTACATGTATTCTCAATTGATAATTAATCCCGGATATGCGGGAGTAAGAAACGCCTTTTCAGTAAATATTATGGCCCGGCATCAATGGATGGGAATCGATGGTGCTCCGGTCAATTACAATGTATCTGTTCATTCTCCATTGAATAAGTCAATGGTTTCACTTGGTGGAGCCTTAAATTCTTATCAGGTAGGTCCAACTCAAAATAATCGTGTTAATTTTTATTATTCCTATCTGTTACGATTACGTTATAATATGTTTATGTCGATGGGAGTTGCGGCTATTGTTAATCATTATGGATTTAAAGGATTGGATTGGAAATTAATTGATCAGGAAGATCCTAATTTTGTTGGTACATCCCAGAATAGTTTTAAACCAAATTTTGGAGCAGGTCTATTTATTTATTCACCATCTTTTTATTTTGGATTCTCTGTTCCTCAATTTTTAGCATATGGTTTTAAGAATAAAGATAGTGATCAGATACTATCTGAGGTCAAAAGGCATTATTATATATCAACAGGCTATGGATTTGCTGTCAATAAAGAGTTTTATCTAAAACCTTCAACGCTGGTTCGCTTTGTCGAAAATGGGATGTATAGTATTGATGCTAACGTTGAATTGTTGTATAGCGAGGTATTCTCAGTTGGTGTATCCTATCGATTAAATACTGCTATTGCATTTATTGGTGGTTTTCGAATCGGCGATTATGTTAATATCCATTATTCATATGATTTATCAACAGCTCCTTCGGGTATTTCAAAAGGAAGTCATGAAATAACAATAAGTTTTGATACAAATAAAATACTCAGAAGAAATCGAAACAGGATGTTTAGCAAAAAGAAAAAGGAGGAAAGTGGAGCAATGCGTTCAATCAGGTATTTCTAA